In Thermoanaerobaculia bacterium, the sequence TGTGGCCGTAGCGGACGCCGTCCTTGAGGAGGAAGCGCCGCGCGTCGCCACTGGTGCAGACGGCGCCCTGGCGGACCTCGAGGATCTGTTCGGTGCGGGCCGAGGCGGGATCGTCCACTCCCACCACCCACGGTTCGCCGTCGCGGCGCGGGCCGGTCAGCACCAGATCTCCTCCCAGATTCACCAGGCAGGCGACTTCCGGGGCGGCCTGCCGCAGCAGCAGCGCCGCGCGGTCCGCGGCATACTCCTTGCCGAGGCCGCCGAGATCGAGCTCCATCCCGGCGGGCAGGGTGAGGACAGGTCGTCGCCAGGTCACGCGCTGCCAGCCCACCAGCGGCACGAGCTCAGCGACCTGGGCCGCGGTCGGAACCCGGTCGCTGCCGTCGAACTTCCAGGCGCGCCGGAGCACTCCGGAGGTGACGTCGAACGCACCTTCGGAGATGCGGTGGCAGCGGGCGGCGAAGTCGAGCAGATCGGCGGTTTCGCTATCCACCGCGAACGGTTCGCCGGCGGCGGCGTGCAGCCGGGCCAGCACCGAGTCGCTGCGGTAGCGCGAGAACTTGGCCTCGATGCGGTGGACCTCGACGGCGGCAATCTCGGTCAGCCGGCGCGTCACCCGCCGGTTGCCACCTTCGACGAGGACTTCACAGGGGCTGGCCATGGCGTCGAAGCGGCCCGCCCCATGGCCGGCCGCCCGGCGCACACGGAGCGTGCCCGGATCGAAGGTCAGCGCCGCCTCAGAAGGCGCACCCAAACTGCACCATCAGCGCATCCACGGCAGGAAAGAGCTCGTAGTCTGCCAGCACTCCGGGTTGCGCGCCGGAGACGGTGCCACTCTGCTCGTAGTACTCGAGCTTGATGTTCCACTCGCGATCGTGGCGCATCGGGCGCCCGTACTTGAGGCCGAACGTGACGCCAGTGAGGTCGCCAAGCCGGTAGTCGGCGCTGGCGTGGCCGGGAAGGGCTTCGCCCGCCGCGAGATAGCGGGTATAGAAACTGGCGGCGGACTGCTGGTAGAGCCGGGCGTGAGGCTGCAGGTAGCCCGCCCCGCCGAGGTCCCAGCGATAGCGCAGGTCGATCGTATGTGAGCGGATCCGCCAGTCGTCCCAATGGTAGCGATAGCTCACGTCCGCCGCATCCTCGGAGCGCATCTGGCGTTTGTAGGCCACGTAGAGACTCTGTTTCGTTCGCGCGTCGGGCCGCGACTCGTAGAGCTGATCGACCGGGTTCCCCTGGTTCGGGCCGGGCAAGGGGTCGATCAGGCTCACCAGCTTGTAGGGATCCGTCAGGTAGCCGGAGCTCCTGCCGACGCTGTAGTTGATCTGTACCAGGGAGCGGCGGTCGAGGATCTGCGTCAGCCCGAACAGCAGGTCGTAGAGCGACTTCGTGTCCCCGCTCCCGATGCGATTGAGCGGTGGGACTCCGCCGCCGTCGTCCTCACCACCGCCGGGAACTTCGGGCGACATGCTGCCGAGCGGCTCCGGCAGGCCCCCCACCGGGTCGACGGTGTCGTAGCCGAGCGCGGCCCCCAGCGAGAGCGTGGTGTTGCGTTGGTTGAAGTCGCGTGCCAGGACAGCATTGACCGAGTAGGAACCGTAGTCGTATTCGGTCGAGACATTGGCACCGAACGTCGCTTTCCAGAGCGGCGAGAGCGGCTTCTCCCAGCTCATGTTGAGCGCCCAGCGCGTGTCGAGGAAACTCGTGTCGAGCGGGGTCTCCCCCGGCTGCGTGGCGTAGCTCCCGTGACCCGAAGGCGTGGTGTAGGTCTGCGCCCGGGAGGAGGGCGTCGCGCCGTTGGCCGAGGCGCCGGTCAGCGAGTCAACCGTGAGTCGGAAATTCAACGCCTTGCCGTCACCCCGGTCCCAGCGCGCCGAGACCACAGGTTCGATAGCGGTGACCCGGTTGGTTTCGCTGTAATAGAGCACCTGCGAGTCGAAGCTCCAGCCGTCGGCCTGCGCTGCAGGGCAGCCGAGCAGCACGCCGGTCGCCGCGGCCAGCGCCAGGCGCACGCTGTTGTCCCGATTCAGTTGCATCCGCAGCCTCCGCCCGCAAAGCCCGAGCCACCGCTCGAGGCCTCTTTGCTGAAATAGATGTGTTCGTCGAGCGCGAGCTCGAGCGGATAGCCGTCGAAGCGCATGCAGCGTTTGGCGAGCTCGCCGCGGTCCCAGGGCTTCGCCCCCAGGCGGGGAGCGGCCGGGGTCGCTTCCGGAGACGTGGCCGCGGCCTGCTCCGTGGCGGCGGACGCGGACGATGCGGGCGTCCCGGACGTCGAGGGCGATGCCGATGACGTGGACGATGCGCAACCCGCGAGCGCGCTCGCCAGCATCAACGCGAGCAGCGCCAGAATGGGTCGAGTCCGGTCGATCCAGCGGATCCTGCAGATCATGGGGCCTCCTCGTCGAGCAGTTGCGCGATCCTGCTTTGGAGCTTCGCCTCATCGGCCTTGCGAAAACCGCTCTGACGGAAGCGGGTCTTGCCGTCCCGCGCGATGAGCACGGTGGTCGGCATCCCTTCGAGCCGCCACTGCTCGGCGAGCTTCCCGGCCGGGTCGAAGGCGATCCTGAAGCCGACCGGAGTCTCGGCGAGGAACTCCTCCGCGAGGCGACGATCCGTGTCGACGTTGACCGCAATCACCACCAGGCCCCGTTTCCCGTGCTCTGCCTGGAGCCCGTCCATGTAGGGAAAGCTCGCACGACAGGGTTGACACCAGGAGGCCCAGAAATCGAGGTAGACGACCTGGCCGGCGTAGGCTGAGAGGTCAAGCGCAGCGAGCTCCTCGTAGGCGGCCGCTGGCGGTCCCAGGAGCACCACGAAGACGAATACGAGAATTCCCGTTCTCTTGGCCAGGCGCATGAGGAGCGACTCCCGGAGAGGCGACCCTGGCTGTATATCACCCGCTCCCGCCGGCCGACCCGTCCGAAGGGGCGGCAACCGCCGGGCACGCGAGCGCCAACGGCGCTAGACTGCAGCGCAACTTGAACGACAACGAACGACGCGACCTCGGGCCCGGCAGTTCGCTCGCCCACTACCGCATCACCGCCAAGCTCGGCGAAGGCGGCATGGGCGAGGTCTGGAGCGCCACCGACACCCGACTCGACCGCGAGGTCGCCATCAAAGTGCTGCCCGCCGCGTTAACAGAAGACAAGGAGCGCCTGGCACGTTTCGAACGCGAGGCGAAGCTCCTCGCCCAGCTCAACCACCCGAATATCGCCCAGATCTACGGCCTCGAAAGCAGCGGCGCGACCCACGCCCTCGTCATGGAGCTCGTCCCCGGCCCGACCCTGGCCGAACGCCTCGAATCCGGGCCTCTTCCCTTTTCTGAGAGCGTTTCTTTCGCGCTGCAGATCGCGCAGGCGCTCGAAGAGGCGCACGAGAAAGGCATCGTCCATCGTGACCTCAAGCCCCAAAACATAAAGGCTTCCAGTGAAGGCAAAGCCAAGGTCCTCGATTTCGGATTGGCCAAAGCGATGGAGGCAGCGCCCGGTTCCGCGTCCGCCACCGATCTCGCGCGTTCGCCGACGCTGATGAACTCCCCCACCCTGACCGCGGTCCACGGCACCCAGCTGGGCATCATCCTGGGCACTGCGGCCTACATGGCGCCGGAGCAGGCGCGCGGCGCGGCCGTCGACAAGCGGGCCGACATCTGGGCGTTCGGAGTGCTCCTCTACGAGATGCTCACCGGCGAGCGTCTGTTCGAGGGCGACAGCGTCGTTGACACCCTCTCGGCGGTGATGCGCAAAGAGATCGATCTCGGTCGCCTCCCCGCCGGCACACCGGGGGTGATCCGGCAGCTCCTGCGCCGCTGCCTCGAACGCAACCCGAAACGGCGGCTGCACGACATCGCCGATGCGCGGATCGTGCTCGAGGACGTATTGGCTGGCGTCGACGTCGACGAGCGGGGGGCACCGGTTGGGCGAGCGCAATCGCGCACGCCCGGGCGAACTCACCTGACCTGGCTCGCCGGTCTCCTCATCGCGGTCGCCGGCACCGCCCTTCTCACCCGCTTCGCGGGTGAACACGGCGCGGCGCCGGGCGAGCCGCAGCGCCTGGCCATCCATCTTGCCAACGACCAGGAACTGGCCATCGGCGGCAACTCCCTGCTGACCTTTTCGCCCGACGGGCGCAGCCTGGTGTTCGCCGTGATGGAGAAGGGTCGGCGAGCGATCTACCGGCGCGAGCTCGGCCAACGGGACGCCGAAAGGATCGAAGGCACCGAAGACGGCGAGGCGCCCTTCTTCTCGCCCGATGGCCGCTCGCTCGGCTTCGTCGCGCGGGGACAGGTGATGAAGGTCGCGGCCGCGGGGGGCCGCCCGGTCCGCATCGGCGAGGCGCGCGGCGCGGGCGGCGCGACCTGGCTCGACGACGGCACGATCGTGCTGGCGCCGATCTACTCCGACGGGCTCTTCCGCATGACCGCCGAGGGCGCCAACCTGACACGGCTGACGACCCCCGATCGCGACGCCGGCGTGCTCGGCCACTGGTGGCCCGACGAGGTTCCCGGCGGACGGTGGGTGTTGTTCACCGCGTTCCGAACGCCGGTCGACACCTCGCGGGTCGGCGCTGTCGACCTCACCACAGGGGAAGTCCGCTGGCTCGTCGAGGGCGGCTTCTTCGGCCGCTACCTGGCGACCGGGCATCTTCTCTACGCCAAGGGGCAGCGTCTCTACGCCGTGCCGTTCGACGCCGCGACGGCCACCGTGGGCGGTGCGGCCGTGACCGTTCTCGACGACCTGCTCGTCGAGCAGACTGGCGGCTTCGCCATGCTGGCGGTGTCGCGCCGCGGCACGCTCGCCTACGTCAGCGAGTCGCTCGGCCACCTGCCGACCGAGCTGGTCTGGCTCGATCGCGCCGGGATCGCAACGCCGGCGGCGACCGAGCGCCGGCGCTACCTGACCGTCGGCCTCTCGCCCGATGGCCGTCGGGCGGCTCTCACCGTGCAAGGCGAAAGCCGCGACCTGTGGGTTCTCTCGTTCGACCGGGGCACCCTCTCGCGCCTGACCAGTGGCGACGACACGGAGTTCGACCCCACATGGACGCCCGACGGCAACGAGCTGATCTACGTCGTGGACCGTCCGCCGTTCGAGCTCCATCGTATTGCCGCCGGAGCACCCGACTCCGGACGCCCGGTCTGGAACGAGCCGGCGGAGCTCGACCACACGACGCCGGTCGTCGCGCCCGATGGCCGGACGGTCGTCTACAGCCTGACCGAGGAGGGTACGGGGACGAATCTCTACGCTCGCCCGTTCGCCGGCGGCGAGCCGCGGGCGCTCCGCGCCAGCCGCGGCCAGGAGCTGTACGCCTCGTTCTCGGCGGACGGCCGTTGGCTCGCCTACGAATCGGACGAAACCGGGCGCCCGGAGATCTACGTCGAGGCGTTTCCGGGACCGGGGGAGCGCGTCCAGGTCTCCGCCGACGGCGGGCGTCAGCCGCGCTGGGCCGCCAACGGCGAGCTCTTCTACCGTCATGACGACGAACTGCGCGTCGTCGTGACGCGCTTCGACGGGCGCTTTGCCTTCGAGCCGCCGCGCTCGCTGTTCCGGTATCCAATAAAGCAGAGCAGCAGCGGCGGCACCGAGGCCCACCTCTACGACGTCAGCGCCGACGGCCGGCGCCTCCTGGCCATTACCACCCCGGAAACGCTGCGACCACGGCAGATCGACATCGTCACCGAATGGACGACCGAGCTCGTTCGCCTGATGTCCGGGGGCAAACCGTAGGCGAGAGCAGGTCCGGCGCCCGGCGAGCGGAGCCCCAGGTTCGGCAAACGCCTGGGCCCCTAGGAGATCACCGCCAAGCTCGGCGAGGGCGGCATGGTAGTGGTCTACCGAGCGACCGACACCTAGCTCAATCCTGAGCTCGGCGCGAGCCCGGCCGCTGGTTCAGAATCCGAAGGCGAAGCGTAGCGCCTGCTCGAGCTCGCGGTCGCGCCCCTCTGCCGGCGGGAACTCGTGGCCGAGGCCGGGGTAGATCCGTACCCGGACACCAGCCCCGGCCTTCTCGAGCCGTCTTGCCGCGAGCCGGTTGTTGGCAGCCGCTTCGTCGCGCTCGCCGTTCAGGAACGCGAAGCGCGGGAACGGACTCGGCAGGCGCTCCGGAACCGGCGCCAACCGCTCCTCGAACCAGCCCGCGACCGCGACAACTCCGGCGAACCTCTCCGGGTAGCGCGCGGCCATCGTCAGCGCGACGCCGGCGCCCTGCGAGAAGCCGGTGAGCACGACCGGACCGATGGGGCGTTCTTTGGCCGTGCGTGCGATCGCCTCGAGTACCAGATACTCGGCCTGCTCGACGACGCCCCAGCCGAAGCCGTTGCCGACCCCCTCCTGCCCGCGCGGGACGACCAGCAGCGCCCCGAGACGGGAAGCCGCGGCGCGAAACGCCTCGGCGATCGGTTCCGGAGTGCCGCCGTAGCCGTGCAGCGCGACGACGAGCGGCAGGGGCCCGTTCGGCGTCCCCTTGGGCGTGCGCTTGGGCGCGAACGAGAGCAGCGGCGCGCTCGCCAGGCGCGGCTTGGTGAGCTCGAGCTCCGCGGCGTTGTTCCCGCGAATGCGCTCCAGGGCCGCGGCGTAGCCGCGCTGCTCGCGGATCGGATCGAGGTCTTCGTCCCGCAGCAGCGTCGAGGTGAAGGCGAAACCGAGCTCGGCGCTCCGCGTCAGCGCGACGACCGCATCCTCTTTGCGGCCGCCGCGCGACAGCATGCAGGCGAGATTGTAGGCGTCGGGCGCCGAATCGGGGCGCGCGGCCGTGAGCTGCCGCGCCACCTCGACCGCCGCCTCCCAGTCTCTCCTCGCCGCCGCGCGGGCGAGCTCGCGGGAGAGCGCCTCGACGCTGGCCGGCGCGCTCTCCTTGGGGAAAGCGAATACGGAATGCTGGGCGACCGCCAGCCCGAGCACGAGCGTGAGCCCCATGGCGAGCTGGCGGCGGAATGCGTTCGTTCGACTACGGAGCGGCATCGCCTCCGTCTACGCTGTCCGCCCAGTCGAGGTTTCTTTGCCCGGAGGGGCAAGGACGGCATTTCCGGCTCGACACTCGCTATTGTGCTGCTCACCATGCCCCGGATCACCCGCCGCACCTTCGCCTGGCTGGCGGCGCTCGCGCCGGCTTCGATCGGCCGCGCTTTCGGCGCCCTCTGGAACGACGTCGGCCGACTCGGCGGCGGCGAGCACGAGCTCACGCTGCTCTATACCAACGACTTCCACAGCGCCTTCGAGCCGATCCCGGCCTACTGGCTCCCGGGCTCGCCACGGCTCGGCGGCGCCGCGCACCTCGCCACCCTGATCGACCGCCAGCGCGCCGCGGCGCGGACCACCTTCCTGCTCGACTCGGGCGACATGTTCACCGGCACGATGTCGGTTCTCACCCAGGGCGAAGCCTTGATGGAGATGATGACCGTGATGGGCTACGACGCGATGGGCGTCGGCAATCACGAGTTCGACTACGGCTGGGAGGTCTTCGAGCGCCAGATCACCCGGGTGCCGTTCCCGGTCCTCTGCTGCAATGTCCGCCACCTCGGTGCGCGGTCCCGCTTCTGCCGGCCCTACACCCTCCTGGAGCGCAACGGCGTGCGCCTGGGCGTCATCGGGGTGATGGGCAGCCGGGCAGCGAAGTACACCATCATGCCGTCAAAGGTCGACGGGTTGCAGTTCACCGATCCCGTGGAGGAAGCGGCGGCCTGCGTCGAGGCTCTGCGGCCGGCCGTCGACCTCATCGTCGTGCTCGCCCACCAGGGCCTGCCCGGCCCGATGCAGACCGACGCCGAGAACGACCCCGACGTGCAGCGGCCGCTCGACGAGGACCTCGCCTTCTGCGGCGCCATCCCTGACATCGACGTCTACATCGCTGCGCATTCGCATCGCGGGCTCGAGACGCCTCTCGTCCATCCCGAAACCGGCACACTCCTCGTCCAGACCTACGGCTACGGCACGCGGCTCGGCGCGCTGCACCTGAAGCTCCGCGACCGCCGGGTGGTCGAGCATCGCGGCGAGCTGCTCAAGGTCTGGAGCGACGAGCTGCCGGCGCATCCCGCGGTGGCGGCGCGTGTCGGGCACTACCAGAAGATCGTCGGCAGTCAGATCGGCGGCGACATCGGGCGCGCAAGCGCGCGCTTCGTCCGCAAGTACAACACTGAGTCGCCGCTCGGCAGCTTCGTCGCCGACGTGATGCGGGAGCGTGCGCGCTGCGACGTCGGCTTCACCAACGCCGGTGGCCTGCGCGCCGACCTGCCGGCGGGTGGTCTGCATCGCGGTCATGTCCTCGATGCGCTGCCTTTCATCAACACGCTCGTCACCCTCGACCTCTCCGGCAGAGACCTGCGCAGCGTCGTCGAGCAGGGCGCCTCGCTCACAGCCGGCATGGTCCAGGTTTCGGGGCTGCGCGCCGTCTACGATCTCGCCCGGCCGATCGGCAGCCGGGTGCTCGATCTTCGGGTGGGCGACCGCCCGGTCGAGGACGACCGGCGCTACCGCGTCGCCACCAACAGCTTCCTCGCCGAAGGCGGCGACCGCTACGAGTCGTTGCGCAACGGCCGGGAGCTCGCGCGCGACGCCCTCTTGAGCGACTGCGTCGTCGACCACCTCCGAGCCACGGGTACCATCGCGCCACCGCCGCCAGGTCGGCTGGTGCCCGCGCGCCGGACATAGTACTGTCGCCCCCGATCCGCCACCGGCATCCGGAACGAAAGCTCGCCAGCACCGCATTCTCCCGAGCCGTGCTGGCGCGGGTAGCGTCAGAGGAGGGCAGCCATGCAATCGCCTCGGGTTACGCGCTGGTGGAGCTCGGTCGCGCTCGCGACGATTCTTCAGGTCTCTCCTGCCGTCGCTGCACAGCGGTTTCACGCTCGTTTCGACCCGATCCCCGCGGGGCCGGTCCTGATCTTCAGCGACGACTTCGAGAGTGCCGGCACCTGCGATTGGGTCTCGACCGCGCCCTGCGCGCTCTACATCCTCACGATTCCGCCGGGAACCGACAGCGGCGATCACGGCTTCCCGACCGTGATCCAGCTCCAGGTCGGTGCTGTCCTGCACATCGTCAACGGCGATCCGACGCCGCACCGGATCCATGCCAACAACAACATTGGACTCCTGCACCAGCCAACCTCGATGACCCAGGGCCAGGAGTACGTAGGGACGGTCAACCAGACAGGTCAGGACACTCTCTACTGCCACGACCACGGGACGGCCAGCGGCGAGCTCATCATCATCGTTCCCTAGGCACAGGCGTCCCCATCCGCTTCACGCCGCAGAGTCCGGCAGATCGCCGCGCCGTCGGGTAGGATCGGCGGCGAATTGATCGGCAAACGACTGGGCCCCTACGAGGTCACCGCCAAGCTCGGCGAGGGCGGCATGGGTGAGGTCTATCGCGCCACCGACACCAGGCTCAAGCGCGAAGTGGCGATCAAAGTGCTGCCGGCGGCGTTCACCGCCGACCCGGAACGGCTCGCCCGCTTCGAGCGCGAAGCGCAGCTCCTCGCGCAGCTGAACCACACCAACATCGCGCAGATTTACGGCCTCGAGACCAGCGGCGCGATCCACGCCCTCGTGATGGAGCTCGTCCCCGGTCCGACGCTCGCCGAGCGCCTCGAATCCGGGCCTCTTCCCTTTGCCGAGAGCCTTTCTTTGGCGCTGCAGATCGCGCAGGCGCTCGAAGAGGCCCACGAGAAGGGGATCGTCCATCGTGACCTCAAACCCCAGAACATCAAGGCTCCCAGTGAAGGCAAGGCCAAGGTCCTCGACTTCGGGTTGGCCAAGGCGATGGAGGCGACCCCCGGCGCCGCGTCCGCCGCCGACCTCGCGCGCTCGCCGACGCTGATGAACTCCCCCACCCTCACTGCGGTCCGCGGCACGCAGATCGGCATGATCCTGGGCACCGCGGCCTACATGGCGCCGGAGCAGGCAAAGGGCAAGACGGTCGACAAGCGGGCCGACATCTGGGCGTTCGGCGTCGTGCTCTTCGAGATGCTGACCGGTCGCCCCCTGTTCGGCGGCGAGACCGTTTCCGAGACGATCGCCGAAGTCCTCAAGCAGGAGATCGACTTCACGAAGTTGCCTGCAGGCCTTCCAGCCAGTGTCGGGCGGCTCCTTCGGCGGTGCCTCGAACGCGATCCGCAGCGCCGCCTGCGCGATATCGGCGAGGCGCGACTGCTGATCGAAGGCGCGCTCGCCGGCGAACCGGAGGCCGCGGGAGGGTCGGTCGAGGGGGCTGCCTGGAAGATCTCGACTCCTTCGGGATCGTTCCTGGTCACCAGCTACCGCATCGGGATCGCCGCCGCGATCGCCGGAGCCGCCCTGATCGGTCTCGCGGCGGGCCGTCTCGTGCAGTCTTCTGAATCCGCCCGGACCGCGAAGGCGATCCGCGCCACGATCGCGCTCCCGCAAGGGCTCGAGCTCGACGGAGTCGGAGCGCCCGAGATCGCGATTTCTCCGGACGGCTCGACGCTCGCCTTTCTGGCGCGGGGCGAGAGCGGGCCGCAACAACTGTACGTGCGGCGCCTCGACGGCGACGAAGCGAGGTTGGTGCCCGGAAGCGAAACCGCCGAGGGCCCGTTCTTCTCGCCCGATGGCAAGTGGGTCGCCTTCGCGGTCGGCGTCTCCGGCCTGGGCGGCGGCGTTCCGCGTGAGCTGCGGAAGCAGTCGCTCGAAACCGGGCTGACCCAGACGGTCGCTCCGATCCAGGACTATTTCGGCGGCGCCTGGCGGAACGACGGCACGATCTTCTTCGTCGACGCCACCGACGGAACCGTCTCGTCGGTTCCGGCGAGCGGCGGCAAGCCGACGCTCGCGGTCGCCAGGGCGAGCGAGCGCGGCGAGTCGCCGCCGGTGGCGCTCTTCTGGCCCGAGCTGCTGCCCGACGGAGGCGCGCTCGTCTTCAGCACGCTCGGGCGCCCGACCGGCGAGCTGGTGGTGCTCGACCTCGGCTCGGGCGTTCTCACCCGCCTCGGCGTGAACGGCATGAGCCCACGCTACCTGCCGACCGGGCACCTCGCCTTCGGCGGCGAGAGCGGATCGCTCGAGGTCGTGCCGTTCGACGCCGACGAGCGTCGGATCCTCGGCGCGCCGGTGGCGATGCTCGCCGGCCTCGCGCGGGCGCGGAATCGATCGGCGACCTTCGCGGTCGCCGCGGACGGGACTCTGGTCTATGCGACCGGCTACTTGAGCAACAGTCGTCACGAGCCGATGCGAGTGGTGCGCGCCTCGCGCGGCGGGCTGTTCGAAACCCTGCCGATCGAGCCCGATCTCTACGGCCGCGCGCTCGCGTCCACGCCGGACGGGCGGCGCCTCGCGCTGGCGCGCGAAGACCGTGGCGCCTGGGTCGTCGATCTCGCGCGGGGCACTCGGACCCGGGTCGCCGGCGACGAGATCACCGGCGCGATGGGTGTCGCCTGGTCGCCCGGCGGCGACCAGCTCGCCTGGATCGCGAAGCCGCCCGAAGGCGACGACGTCGCCGTGATCGTTCAGCCGAGCGACGGACGAGGAGCTCCGCGGGCGCTCGGCGTGAGGGACAGCGATCTCAGCGTCGCCGGCTGGATGCCGGACGGCCGCGAGCTGGTCGTCAGTCGTTGGGGAGCCTCGGCGACGATCGAGCGCGTGCCCCTCGCCGGCGAGAGCGAGGTCGTGTGGCGGGATCCCGGCTCGGTCAGCTCGAGCGCTCTGTCGCCGGACGGCGAACTCGTCGCTTTCGAATCGGACGCCGGAGAGGGTTACGAGATCTACCTCCTCTCCCTCGCCACGGGCGCACGCACGCAGGTGACCGGGACGGGCGGGCGCGCTCCGTTCTGGTCGCACGACGGTCGCGAGCTCTTCTTTCGACGCGGCCCGGCGGTCCTCGCGGTTGAGGTTTCGACCGCGGCCGACGGCTCGCCCCGCATCGGGCGCGAAGTGCGGCTGTTCGACTGGCCCGCGGCCTACAAGGTCGTCGCTGGAGCCGACGGCTCCTTCTACGGCACCGAGCCGGTTCCCGGCGCCGCGACGCAGACGAGCCTCGAGCTCCAGACCGGCTGGCTCGAGAGCGTGAGGCGGCTGGCGAGCGCGGGAAAGAGGAACTGAGTTGAGATCGCGAGAGAGGGAGCCGAAACTGTGATCGGCAGGCGTCTGGGTCCGTACGAGATCACCGCCAAGCTCGGCGAAGGCGGCATGGGCGAGGTTTACCGCGCCACCGACACCAAGCTCAAGCGCGAAGTCGCGATCAAGGTACTGCCACAGGAGTTCACCGCGGACAAGGAGCGCCTGGCGAGATTCGAGCGCGAGGCACAGCTCCTCGCCCAGCTCCACCATCCCAACATCGCCTCGATCTTCGGCCTCGAAGAATCCGACGGCGTGCGCGCTCTCGTCATGGAGCTCGTCCCCGGACCGACGCTCGCCGACCGCCTCGAATCCGGAGCCTTTTCCATTACTGAAAGCCTTTCTACCGCGCTCCAGATCGCGCAGGCGCTGGAAGAGGCGCACGAGAAGGGGATCGTCCATCGTGACCTCAAACCCCAGAACATCAAGGCTCCCAGTGAAGGCGTGGCCAAGGTCCTCGACTTCGGGTTGGCCAAGGCGATGGAGGCGACTCCCGGCGCCGCGTCCGCCGCCGACCTCGCGCGCTCGCCGACGCTGATGAACTCCCCGACCCTTACTGCGGTCCACGGCACGCAGCTCGGCATGATCCTGGGGACGGCGGCCTACATGGCGCCGGAGCAGGCGAAGGGCAAGACGGTCGACAAGCGGGCCGACATCTGGGCGTTCGGCGTCGTGCTCTTCGAGATGCTGACCGGTCGCCCCCTGTTCGGCGGCGAGACCGTTTCCGAGACGATCGCCGAAGTCCTCAAGCAGGAGATCGACTTTGCGGCCCTCCCGGCAGCGCTTCCGGCCGGCATTGCGCAGCTCCTTCGGCGATGCCTCGAGCGGAATCCGCAGCGCCGCCTGCGCGACATCGGCGAGGCGCGCATCGCGCTCGAGCAGGCGCTCGCTCCCGGAGCGGGCGAGGTCGTGCCCGCGCGCTCCCTGCCACCCGAAGGCGCCGTGTCCTGGCGACGCGCGCTGCCATGGGCTGTGGCCGCCTTGCTCGCTTCTGCCGTCGTCGCCCTCTGGATCGCGGGCCGGGGCCCGGAAGGGGCTCCGGCGCGTCCGCCGATCGTTCTCGCCGCTCGCCTCCCCGTCGGCCTCGCCTTGCCGCTCGACAACCGCGGGCTCTACGGCCAGACCGGCCTGCTCGCGATCTCGCGCGACGGCCGGCGCATCGCCTTCACCGCCGGACCGGGCGACGAGACGCACCTCTTCATCCGCAACCTCGACAGCGCCAAACTCGTCCCGATCGAGGGCACCAGCGGCGCGAGCAGCCCGTTCTTCTCGCCCGACGGGCGGTGGATCGGTTTCTTCGTTCCCGGGAAGCTGCGCAAGATCGCGGTCGACGGCGGCAAGCCGATCGATCTCGCCGACGCGAGCCTCGACCGCGGAGCTGCCTGGTGCCCCGACGGATCGATCGTCTTCCCGACCAACGTGACCTCGGGGCTCGTCCGTCTGCCACCGGGCGGCGGGCCGCCCGTCCCGCTGACGCAGCTCGACCCCGCCCAGGGCGAGCGCACGCATCGCTGGCCGGCGGTCCTGCCGGGCGGCAAGGAGGTGGCCTTCACGGTCGGACGTGTGGGCCAGCCGGGTGACTACGAGTCGGCGGCGATCGACGCCGTCGAGCTCGCGACCGGCAAGCGCCGTCCGCTGTTCCGCGGCGCCAGCATGGTGCGCTTCACCTCCACCGGCCACGCCCTCCTCGCGCGCGAAGGCCAGGTGCTCGCCATGCCGCTCGCCGGGGCTTCGGGGGCGACGACCGAGGATGCCGCGCAGGTGCTCTCGGGCGTCGCCGGACTCGCCGCGAGCGGCGTGCTCTACTTCGACGTCGCCGACGACGGCACGCTGGTCTACGCGGAAAGCGATCCTGGAG encodes:
- a CDS encoding FAD:protein FMN transferase, whose product is MASPCEVLVEGGNRRVTRRLTEIAAVEVHRIEAKFSRYRSDSVLARLHAAAGEPFAVDSETADLLDFAARCHRISEGAFDVTSGVLRRAWKFDGSDRVPTAAQVAELVPLVGWQRVTWRRPVLTLPAGMELDLGGLGKEYAADRAALLLRQAAPEVACLVNLGGDLVLTGPRRDGEPWVVGVDDPASARTEQILEVRQGAVCTSGDARRFLLKDGVRYGHILDPRTGWPVVSAPRLVTVAAGNCTEAGLLSTLAMLSGEGAEEFLAAQQVPHWIV
- a CDS encoding DUF3570 domain-containing protein, coding for MQLNRDNSVRLALAAATGVLLGCPAAQADGWSFDSQVLYYSETNRVTAIEPVVSARWDRGDGKALNFRLTVDSLTGASANGATPSSRAQTYTTPSGHGSYATQPGETPLDTSFLDTRWALNMSWEKPLSPLWKATFGANVSTEYDYGSYSVNAVLARDFNQRNTTLSLGAALGYDTVDPVGGLPEPLGSMSPEVPGGGEDDGGGVPPLNRIGSGDTKSLYDLLFGLTQILDRRSLVQINYSVGRSSGYLTDPYKLVSLIDPLPGPNQGNPVDQLYESRPDARTKQSLYVAYKRQMRSEDAADVSYRYHWDDWRIRSHTIDLRYRWDLGGAGYLQPHARLYQQSAASFYTRYLAAGEALPGHASADYRLGDLTGVTFGLKYGRPMRHDREWNIKLEYYEQSGTVSGAQPGVLADYELFPAVDALMVQFGCAF
- a CDS encoding DUF4266 domain-containing protein; its protein translation is MLASALAGCASSTSSASPSTSGTPASSASAATEQAAATSPEATPAAPRLGAKPWDRGELAKRCMRFDGYPLELALDEHIYFSKEASSGGSGFAGGGCGCN
- a CDS encoding TlpA family protein disulfide reductase; amino-acid sequence: MRLAKRTGILVFVFVVLLGPPAAAYEELAALDLSAYAGQVVYLDFWASWCQPCRASFPYMDGLQAEHGKRGLVVIAVNVDTDRRLAEEFLAETPVGFRIAFDPAGKLAEQWRLEGMPTTVLIARDGKTRFRQSGFRKADEAKLQSRIAQLLDEEAP
- a CDS encoding protein kinase; this translates as MNDNERRDLGPGSSLAHYRITAKLGEGGMGEVWSATDTRLDREVAIKVLPAALTEDKERLARFEREAKLLAQLNHPNIAQIYGLESSGATHALVMELVPGPTLAERLESGPLPFSESVSFALQIAQALEEAHEKGIVHRDLKPQNIKASSEGKAKVLDFGLAKAMEAAPGSASATDLARSPTLMNSPTLTAVHGTQLGIILGTAAYMAPEQARGAAVDKRADIWAFGVLLYEMLTGERLFEGDSVVDTLSAVMRKEIDLGRLPAGTPGVIRQLLRRCLERNPKRRLHDIADARIVLEDVLAGVDVDERGAPVGRAQSRTPGRTHLTWLAGLLIAVAGTALLTRFAGEHGAAPGEPQRLAIHLANDQELAIGGNSLLTFSPDGRSLVFAVMEKGRRAIYRRELGQRDAERIEGTEDGEAPFFSPDGRSLGFVARGQVMKVAAAGGRPVRIGEARGAGGATWLDDGTIVLAPIYSDGLFRMTAEGANLTRLTTPDRDAGVLGHWWPDEVPGGRWVLFTAFRTPVDTSRVGAVDLTTGEVRWLVEGGFFGRYLATGHLLYAKGQRLYAVPFDAATATVGGAAVTVLDDLLVEQTGGFAMLAVSRRGTLAYVSESLGHLPTELVWLDRAGIATPAATERRRYLTVGLSPDGRRAALTVQGESRDLWVLSFDRGTLSRLTSGDDTEFDPTWTPDGNELIYVVDRPPFELHRIAAGAPDSGRPVWNEPAELDHTTPVVAPDGRTVVYSLTEEGTGTNLYARPFAGGEPRALRASRGQELYASFSADGRWLAYESDETGRPEIYVEAFPGPGERVQVSADGGRQPRWAANGELFYRHDDELRVVVTRFDGRFAFEPPRSLFRYPIKQSSSGGTEAHLYDVSADGRRLLAITTPETLRPRQIDIVTEWTTELVRLMSGGKP